One window of the Salvia splendens isolate huo1 chromosome 1, SspV2, whole genome shotgun sequence genome contains the following:
- the LOC121804925 gene encoding E3 ubiquitin-protein ligase PUB23-like translates to MEIDIPCYFLCPISMQLMKDPVTIPSGITYDRENIEKWLFICKNATCPVTKQPIASLDLTPDHTLRRLIQGWCTLNAVDRIPTPKPAVDSPQIRKLLNDSENSPDSKLHCLRRLRSIAHRDDSSRLHLQAAAVAFLSAVVRENSDAAARNEAVDILHKIQPSDSDLKKLTAFNDGRFLDSLMQIMDNGSYQSRAHAVSLMKSAFSVADPDHLIGARPELFVHVSRIIADNISAEATRSALKLLVEVCPWGRNRVKAVECGAAGVLIELLLETRERRVCELALVALEQICRCAEGRAEVVRHPAGVAVVSKKILRVSNVASERAVKILGSIARHGASGRVVQEMLEVGVVAKLCLVLQVEASHRNKDRATEILRLHSRVWRNSSCIPSHLTSSYPNS, encoded by the coding sequence ATGGAGATCGATATCCCATGCTATTTCCTATGTCCAATCTCAATGCAGCTGATGAAAGATCCGGTGACGATTCCGAGCGGCATAACCTACGACCGTGAAAACATCGAGAAATGGCTCTTCATATGCAAAAACGCCACTTGCCCCGTCACCAAACAGCCCATCGCATCCTTAGACCTCACCCCGGACCACACGCTCCGCCGCCTCATCCAGGGCTGGTGCACTCTCAACGCCGTCGACCGAATCCCCACGCCCAAGCCCGCCGTCGACAGCCCCCAAATCCGCAAACTCCTCAACGACTCCGAAAACTCCCCGGATTCAAAGCTCCACTGCCTCCGCCGCCTCCGATCCATCGCCCACCGAGACGACAGCAGCCGTCTCCACCTCCAGGCAGCTGCCGTCGCCTTCCTCTCCGCCGTCGTCAGAGAAAACTCCGACGCCGCCGCCAGAAACGAAGCCGTCGACATCCTACACAAGATCCAGCCGTCCGATTCCgatttaaaaaaactaacggcgTTTAACGACGGCAGATTTTTAGATTCGTTAATGCAGATCATGGATAACGGCAGTTACCAATCCCGTGCCCACGCCGTTAGTTTAATGAAATCCGCATTCTCGGTGGCGGATCCGGATCACCTGATCGGGGCCCGACCCGAATTGTTCGTCCACGTGTCGCGAATCATAGCAGACAATATCTCGGCGGAGGCGACGAGGTCGGCGCTGAAGCTTCTGGTGGAGGTGTGCCCGTGGGGGAGGAACAGGGTGAAGGCGGTGGAGTGCGGCGCAGCGGGGGTGCTGATCGAGCTGCTGCTGGAGACGAGGGAGAGGAGAGTGTGCGAGCTGGCGTTGGTGGCGCTGGAGCAGATTTGCCGGTGCGCGGAGGGGCGGGCGGAGGTGGTGAGGCACCCGGCGGGGGTGGCGGTGGTGTCGAAGAAGATTCTGAGGGTGTCGAACGTGGCGAGCGAGAGGGCGGTGAAGATATTGGGGTCGATTGCAAGGCATGGGGCGAGTGGGAGGGTTGTGCAGGAGATGCTGGAGGTTGGGGTGGTGGCGAAGCTGTGCTTGGTGTTGCAGGTGGAGGCTAGTCATAGAAACAAGGACAGAGCTACTGAGATTTTGAGGTTGCATTCTAGGGTTTGGAGGAATTCTTCTTGCATTCCTTCTCATTTGACCTCTTCTTATCCTAATTCTTAG